The proteins below come from a single Deinococcus sp. Leaf326 genomic window:
- a CDS encoding helix-turn-helix domain-containing protein: MPRSSTRKSVDPAYLQALGQHIRELRKARGWSQDELAEQADVHRTHPGKLENAEIGNPQIGTLMALAAAFELTLPELLTFPFPPATSVTGHEDPPRP; this comes from the coding sequence ATGCCTCGTTCCTCCACGCGGAAAAGTGTTGACCCTGCCTACCTTCAGGCGCTCGGTCAACACATCCGCGAACTCCGCAAAGCGCGTGGCTGGAGTCAGGACGAACTTGCGGAGCAAGCGGACGTTCACCGCACCCACCCCGGCAAGCTCGAAAATGCTGAGATTGGCAACCCTCAGATCGGAACGCTTATGGCGCTGGCAGCAGCCTTCGAGCTGACTTTGCCTGAGCTGCTGACCTTCCCGTTCCCTCCCGCCACGTCAGTGACAGGACACGAGGACCCCCCTCGGCCATAG